In Macaca fascicularis isolate 582-1 chromosome X, T2T-MFA8v1.1, one DNA window encodes the following:
- the ZNF41 gene encoding zinc finger protein 41 isoform X2, giving the protein MGTLPRGTRSWLQRDVAAHVRIVSLQASVSFEDVTVDFSREEWQHLDPAQRRLYWDVTLENYSHLLSVGYQVPKSEAAFKLEQGEGPWTLAGEAPHQSCSGEAIEKMQQQGIPGEIFFHCERFDQPIGEDSLCSILEALWQDNDQLERCQENQNNLLSHVKVLIKERGYERKNIEKIIHVTTKFVPSIKRLRNCDTILKHTLNLHNHSRNSATKNLGKIFGNGNNFPHSPSSTKNENAKTGANSCEHDHYEKHLSHKQALTYHQKIHPEEKLYVCTECVTGFTQKSHLFEHQRIHAGEKSRECDKSNKVFPQKPQVDAHLSVYTAEKPYLCTQCGKVFTFKSSLVTHQKIHTGQKPYKCSECGKAFIQRSDLFRHLRIHTGEKPYECSECGKGFSQNSDLSIHQKTHTGEKHYECNECGKAFTRKSALRMHQRIHTGEKPYVCADCGKAFIQKSHFNTHQRIHTGEKPYECSDCRKSFTKKSQLHVHQRIHTGEKPYICTECGKVFTHRTNLTTHQKTHTGEKPYMCAECGKAFTDQSNLIKHQKTHTGEKPYKCNGCGKAFIWKSRLKIHQKSHIGERHYECKDCGKAFIQKSTLSVHQRIHTGEKPYVCPECGKAFIQKSHFIAHHRIHTGEKPYECSDCGKCFTKKSQLRVHQKIHTGEKPNICAECGKAFTDRSNLITHQKIHTREKPYKCGDCGKTFTWKSRLNIHQKSHTGERHYECSKCGKAFIQKATLSMHQIIHTGKKPYACTECQKAFTDRSNLIKHQKTHSGEKRYKASD; this is encoded by the exons GTTACAGGCTTCAGTGTCATTTGAGGATGTGACTGTGGACTTCAGCAGGGAGGAGTGGCAGCACTTGGATCCTGCCCAGAGACGCCTGTACTGGGATGTGACACTAGAGAACTACAGCCACCTGCTCTCAGTGG GGTACCAAGTTCCCAAGTCAGAGGCCGCCTTCAAGTTGGAGCAAGGAGAGGGGCCATGGACGCTGGCGGGGGAAGCCCCACATCAGAGCTGTTCAG gtgaGGCTATTGAGAAAATGCAGCAACAGGGAATTCCTGGAGAAATTTTCTTCCACTGTGAGAGATTTGATCAACCCATAGGAGAAGATTCATTGTGTTCTATTTTAGAAGCACTGTGGCAAGATAATGACCAGTTAGAGCGATGTCAGGAAAACCAGAATAACCTTTTAAGTCATGTGAAAGTATTGATTAAGGAGAGGGGCTATGAAcgtaaaaacattgaaaaaataattcatgtgACTACCAAGTTTGTTCCTTCAATTAAAAGACTCCGTAACTGTGACACAATTTTGAAGCATACTTTAAACTTACATAATCATAGTAGAAACAGTGCAACAAAGAACCTTGGCAAGATTTTTGGAAATGGTAACAATTTCCCCCATAGCCCTTCCTCTACTAAGAATGAGAATGCTAAGACAGGAGCAAATTCCTGTGAACATGATCACTATGAAAAACATCTCAGCCACAAACAAGCTCTCACCTACCATCAGAAAATTCATCCTGAGGAGAAGCTTTATGTGTGTACTGAATGTGTAACAGGCTTCACTCAGAAGTCACATCTGTTTGAGCATCAGAGAATTCATGCTGGAGAAAAGTCCCGTGAATGTGACAAGAGCAACAAAGTCTTCCCCCAGAAACCCCAGGTTGATGCACATCTGAGTGTTTATACAGCAGAAAAACCCTATCTGTGTACTCAATGTGGAAAAGTCTTTACCTTCAAATCAAGCCTCGTTACACATCAAAAAATTCATACCGgccagaaaccctacaaatgcagtgaatgtggaaaagcctttatCCAGAGATCAGACCTCTTTAGACATCTGAGAATTCATACAGGAGAAAAACCTTATgaatgcagtgaatgtggaaaagGCTTCTCCCAGAACTCAGACCTCAGTATACATCAGAAAACTCATACCGGAGAGAAACACTATGAATGCAATGAATGTGGGAAGGCTTTCACAAGAAAATCAGCACTCAGGATGCATCAGAGAatccacacaggagagaaaccttatgTATGCGCTGACTGCGGGAAGGCCTTCATCCAGAAATCACATTTCAACacacatcagagaattcacactggagaaaagccGTATGAATGCAGCGACTGCAGGAAATCCTTCACTAAGAAGTCACAACTCCATGTGCATCAAAGAATTCACACCGGAGAGAAACCCTATATATGTACAGAATGTGGAAAGGTCTTCACTCACAGGACAAACCTCACCACACATCAGAAAACTCATACTGGGGAGAAACCCTATATGTGTGCTGAATGTGGAAAGGCTTTTACTGACCAGTCAAATCTCATTAAACACCAGaaaactcacactggagagaaaccctataagTGCAATGGCTGTGGAAAAGCCTTCATATGGAAGTCACGCCTCAAAATACATCAGAAATCTCATATTGGAGAGAGACACTATGAATGCAAGGACTGCGGGAAAGCCTTTATCCAGAAATCAACACTAAGTGTGCATCAGAGAAtccatacaggagagaaaccctacgtTTGTCCTGAATGCGGGAAGGCCTTTATCCAGAAATCACACTTCATTGCGCATCATAGAatccatactggagagaagccttatgAATGCAGCGACTGTGGGAAATGCTTCACTAAGAAGTCACAACTCCGTGTGCATCAGAAAATCCACACAGGTGAGAAGCCCAATATATGTGCtgaatgtgggaaggccttcacTGACCGATCAAATCTCATAACGCATCAGAAAATCCACACTAGggagaaaccctataaatgtggTGACTGCGGGAAAACCTTCACCTGGAAGTCACGCCTCAATATACATCAGAAGTCTCATACTGGAGAAAGACACTATGAATGTAGtaaatgtgggaaagctttcatCCAGAAAGCCACACTAAGTATGCATCAGATAATTCACACAGGAAAGAAACCTTATGCTTGTACAGAATGTCAGAAGGCCTTTACCGACAGATCGAATCTCATTAAACACCAGAAAACGCATAGTGGAGAAAAACGCTATAAAGCCAGTGACTGA
- the ZNF41 gene encoding zinc finger protein 41 isoform X1, which produces MGTLPRGTRSWLQRDVAAHVSADHAALNRIVSLQASVSFEDVTVDFSREEWQHLDPAQRRLYWDVTLENYSHLLSVGYQVPKSEAAFKLEQGEGPWTLAGEAPHQSCSGEAIEKMQQQGIPGEIFFHCERFDQPIGEDSLCSILEALWQDNDQLERCQENQNNLLSHVKVLIKERGYERKNIEKIIHVTTKFVPSIKRLRNCDTILKHTLNLHNHSRNSATKNLGKIFGNGNNFPHSPSSTKNENAKTGANSCEHDHYEKHLSHKQALTYHQKIHPEEKLYVCTECVTGFTQKSHLFEHQRIHAGEKSRECDKSNKVFPQKPQVDAHLSVYTAEKPYLCTQCGKVFTFKSSLVTHQKIHTGQKPYKCSECGKAFIQRSDLFRHLRIHTGEKPYECSECGKGFSQNSDLSIHQKTHTGEKHYECNECGKAFTRKSALRMHQRIHTGEKPYVCADCGKAFIQKSHFNTHQRIHTGEKPYECSDCRKSFTKKSQLHVHQRIHTGEKPYICTECGKVFTHRTNLTTHQKTHTGEKPYMCAECGKAFTDQSNLIKHQKTHTGEKPYKCNGCGKAFIWKSRLKIHQKSHIGERHYECKDCGKAFIQKSTLSVHQRIHTGEKPYVCPECGKAFIQKSHFIAHHRIHTGEKPYECSDCGKCFTKKSQLRVHQKIHTGEKPNICAECGKAFTDRSNLITHQKIHTREKPYKCGDCGKTFTWKSRLNIHQKSHTGERHYECSKCGKAFIQKATLSMHQIIHTGKKPYACTECQKAFTDRSNLIKHQKTHSGEKRYKASD; this is translated from the exons GTTACAGGCTTCAGTGTCATTTGAGGATGTGACTGTGGACTTCAGCAGGGAGGAGTGGCAGCACTTGGATCCTGCCCAGAGACGCCTGTACTGGGATGTGACACTAGAGAACTACAGCCACCTGCTCTCAGTGG GGTACCAAGTTCCCAAGTCAGAGGCCGCCTTCAAGTTGGAGCAAGGAGAGGGGCCATGGACGCTGGCGGGGGAAGCCCCACATCAGAGCTGTTCAG gtgaGGCTATTGAGAAAATGCAGCAACAGGGAATTCCTGGAGAAATTTTCTTCCACTGTGAGAGATTTGATCAACCCATAGGAGAAGATTCATTGTGTTCTATTTTAGAAGCACTGTGGCAAGATAATGACCAGTTAGAGCGATGTCAGGAAAACCAGAATAACCTTTTAAGTCATGTGAAAGTATTGATTAAGGAGAGGGGCTATGAAcgtaaaaacattgaaaaaataattcatgtgACTACCAAGTTTGTTCCTTCAATTAAAAGACTCCGTAACTGTGACACAATTTTGAAGCATACTTTAAACTTACATAATCATAGTAGAAACAGTGCAACAAAGAACCTTGGCAAGATTTTTGGAAATGGTAACAATTTCCCCCATAGCCCTTCCTCTACTAAGAATGAGAATGCTAAGACAGGAGCAAATTCCTGTGAACATGATCACTATGAAAAACATCTCAGCCACAAACAAGCTCTCACCTACCATCAGAAAATTCATCCTGAGGAGAAGCTTTATGTGTGTACTGAATGTGTAACAGGCTTCACTCAGAAGTCACATCTGTTTGAGCATCAGAGAATTCATGCTGGAGAAAAGTCCCGTGAATGTGACAAGAGCAACAAAGTCTTCCCCCAGAAACCCCAGGTTGATGCACATCTGAGTGTTTATACAGCAGAAAAACCCTATCTGTGTACTCAATGTGGAAAAGTCTTTACCTTCAAATCAAGCCTCGTTACACATCAAAAAATTCATACCGgccagaaaccctacaaatgcagtgaatgtggaaaagcctttatCCAGAGATCAGACCTCTTTAGACATCTGAGAATTCATACAGGAGAAAAACCTTATgaatgcagtgaatgtggaaaagGCTTCTCCCAGAACTCAGACCTCAGTATACATCAGAAAACTCATACCGGAGAGAAACACTATGAATGCAATGAATGTGGGAAGGCTTTCACAAGAAAATCAGCACTCAGGATGCATCAGAGAatccacacaggagagaaaccttatgTATGCGCTGACTGCGGGAAGGCCTTCATCCAGAAATCACATTTCAACacacatcagagaattcacactggagaaaagccGTATGAATGCAGCGACTGCAGGAAATCCTTCACTAAGAAGTCACAACTCCATGTGCATCAAAGAATTCACACCGGAGAGAAACCCTATATATGTACAGAATGTGGAAAGGTCTTCACTCACAGGACAAACCTCACCACACATCAGAAAACTCATACTGGGGAGAAACCCTATATGTGTGCTGAATGTGGAAAGGCTTTTACTGACCAGTCAAATCTCATTAAACACCAGaaaactcacactggagagaaaccctataagTGCAATGGCTGTGGAAAAGCCTTCATATGGAAGTCACGCCTCAAAATACATCAGAAATCTCATATTGGAGAGAGACACTATGAATGCAAGGACTGCGGGAAAGCCTTTATCCAGAAATCAACACTAAGTGTGCATCAGAGAAtccatacaggagagaaaccctacgtTTGTCCTGAATGCGGGAAGGCCTTTATCCAGAAATCACACTTCATTGCGCATCATAGAatccatactggagagaagccttatgAATGCAGCGACTGTGGGAAATGCTTCACTAAGAAGTCACAACTCCGTGTGCATCAGAAAATCCACACAGGTGAGAAGCCCAATATATGTGCtgaatgtgggaaggccttcacTGACCGATCAAATCTCATAACGCATCAGAAAATCCACACTAGggagaaaccctataaatgtggTGACTGCGGGAAAACCTTCACCTGGAAGTCACGCCTCAATATACATCAGAAGTCTCATACTGGAGAAAGACACTATGAATGTAGtaaatgtgggaaagctttcatCCAGAAAGCCACACTAAGTATGCATCAGATAATTCACACAGGAAAGAAACCTTATGCTTGTACAGAATGTCAGAAGGCCTTTACCGACAGATCGAATCTCATTAAACACCAGAAAACGCATAGTGGAGAAAAACGCTATAAAGCCAGTGACTGA
- the ZNF41 gene encoding zinc finger protein 41 isoform X3 — translation MAANGDSPPWYPVVAAEGRGSSCEASVSFEDVTVDFSREEWQHLDPAQRRLYWDVTLENYSHLLSVGYQVPKSEAAFKLEQGEGPWTLAGEAPHQSCSGEAIEKMQQQGIPGEIFFHCERFDQPIGEDSLCSILEALWQDNDQLERCQENQNNLLSHVKVLIKERGYERKNIEKIIHVTTKFVPSIKRLRNCDTILKHTLNLHNHSRNSATKNLGKIFGNGNNFPHSPSSTKNENAKTGANSCEHDHYEKHLSHKQALTYHQKIHPEEKLYVCTECVTGFTQKSHLFEHQRIHAGEKSRECDKSNKVFPQKPQVDAHLSVYTAEKPYLCTQCGKVFTFKSSLVTHQKIHTGQKPYKCSECGKAFIQRSDLFRHLRIHTGEKPYECSECGKGFSQNSDLSIHQKTHTGEKHYECNECGKAFTRKSALRMHQRIHTGEKPYVCADCGKAFIQKSHFNTHQRIHTGEKPYECSDCRKSFTKKSQLHVHQRIHTGEKPYICTECGKVFTHRTNLTTHQKTHTGEKPYMCAECGKAFTDQSNLIKHQKTHTGEKPYKCNGCGKAFIWKSRLKIHQKSHIGERHYECKDCGKAFIQKSTLSVHQRIHTGEKPYVCPECGKAFIQKSHFIAHHRIHTGEKPYECSDCGKCFTKKSQLRVHQKIHTGEKPNICAECGKAFTDRSNLITHQKIHTREKPYKCGDCGKTFTWKSRLNIHQKSHTGERHYECSKCGKAFIQKATLSMHQIIHTGKKPYACTECQKAFTDRSNLIKHQKTHSGEKRYKASD, via the exons GCTTCAGTGTCATTTGAGGATGTGACTGTGGACTTCAGCAGGGAGGAGTGGCAGCACTTGGATCCTGCCCAGAGACGCCTGTACTGGGATGTGACACTAGAGAACTACAGCCACCTGCTCTCAGTGG GGTACCAAGTTCCCAAGTCAGAGGCCGCCTTCAAGTTGGAGCAAGGAGAGGGGCCATGGACGCTGGCGGGGGAAGCCCCACATCAGAGCTGTTCAG gtgaGGCTATTGAGAAAATGCAGCAACAGGGAATTCCTGGAGAAATTTTCTTCCACTGTGAGAGATTTGATCAACCCATAGGAGAAGATTCATTGTGTTCTATTTTAGAAGCACTGTGGCAAGATAATGACCAGTTAGAGCGATGTCAGGAAAACCAGAATAACCTTTTAAGTCATGTGAAAGTATTGATTAAGGAGAGGGGCTATGAAcgtaaaaacattgaaaaaataattcatgtgACTACCAAGTTTGTTCCTTCAATTAAAAGACTCCGTAACTGTGACACAATTTTGAAGCATACTTTAAACTTACATAATCATAGTAGAAACAGTGCAACAAAGAACCTTGGCAAGATTTTTGGAAATGGTAACAATTTCCCCCATAGCCCTTCCTCTACTAAGAATGAGAATGCTAAGACAGGAGCAAATTCCTGTGAACATGATCACTATGAAAAACATCTCAGCCACAAACAAGCTCTCACCTACCATCAGAAAATTCATCCTGAGGAGAAGCTTTATGTGTGTACTGAATGTGTAACAGGCTTCACTCAGAAGTCACATCTGTTTGAGCATCAGAGAATTCATGCTGGAGAAAAGTCCCGTGAATGTGACAAGAGCAACAAAGTCTTCCCCCAGAAACCCCAGGTTGATGCACATCTGAGTGTTTATACAGCAGAAAAACCCTATCTGTGTACTCAATGTGGAAAAGTCTTTACCTTCAAATCAAGCCTCGTTACACATCAAAAAATTCATACCGgccagaaaccctacaaatgcagtgaatgtggaaaagcctttatCCAGAGATCAGACCTCTTTAGACATCTGAGAATTCATACAGGAGAAAAACCTTATgaatgcagtgaatgtggaaaagGCTTCTCCCAGAACTCAGACCTCAGTATACATCAGAAAACTCATACCGGAGAGAAACACTATGAATGCAATGAATGTGGGAAGGCTTTCACAAGAAAATCAGCACTCAGGATGCATCAGAGAatccacacaggagagaaaccttatgTATGCGCTGACTGCGGGAAGGCCTTCATCCAGAAATCACATTTCAACacacatcagagaattcacactggagaaaagccGTATGAATGCAGCGACTGCAGGAAATCCTTCACTAAGAAGTCACAACTCCATGTGCATCAAAGAATTCACACCGGAGAGAAACCCTATATATGTACAGAATGTGGAAAGGTCTTCACTCACAGGACAAACCTCACCACACATCAGAAAACTCATACTGGGGAGAAACCCTATATGTGTGCTGAATGTGGAAAGGCTTTTACTGACCAGTCAAATCTCATTAAACACCAGaaaactcacactggagagaaaccctataagTGCAATGGCTGTGGAAAAGCCTTCATATGGAAGTCACGCCTCAAAATACATCAGAAATCTCATATTGGAGAGAGACACTATGAATGCAAGGACTGCGGGAAAGCCTTTATCCAGAAATCAACACTAAGTGTGCATCAGAGAAtccatacaggagagaaaccctacgtTTGTCCTGAATGCGGGAAGGCCTTTATCCAGAAATCACACTTCATTGCGCATCATAGAatccatactggagagaagccttatgAATGCAGCGACTGTGGGAAATGCTTCACTAAGAAGTCACAACTCCGTGTGCATCAGAAAATCCACACAGGTGAGAAGCCCAATATATGTGCtgaatgtgggaaggccttcacTGACCGATCAAATCTCATAACGCATCAGAAAATCCACACTAGggagaaaccctataaatgtggTGACTGCGGGAAAACCTTCACCTGGAAGTCACGCCTCAATATACATCAGAAGTCTCATACTGGAGAAAGACACTATGAATGTAGtaaatgtgggaaagctttcatCCAGAAAGCCACACTAAGTATGCATCAGATAATTCACACAGGAAAGAAACCTTATGCTTGTACAGAATGTCAGAAGGCCTTTACCGACAGATCGAATCTCATTAAACACCAGAAAACGCATAGTGGAGAAAAACGCTATAAAGCCAGTGACTGA
- the ZNF41 gene encoding zinc finger protein 41 isoform X5: MAANGDSPPWYPVVAAEGRGSSCEVRRERTPEAVIHSVRRYPDLSPGPQGRSSADHAALNRIVSLQASVSFEDVTVDFSREEWQHLDPAQRRLYWDVTLENYSHLLSVGYQVPKSEAAFKLEQGEGPWTLAGEAPHQSCSGEAIEKMQQQGIPGEIFFHCERFDQPIGEDSLCSILEALWQDNDQLERCQENQNNLLSHVKVLIKERGYERKNIEKIIHVTTKFVPSIKRLRNCDTILKHTLNLHNHSRNSATKNLGKIFGNGNNFPHSPSSTKNENAKTGANSCEHDHYEKHLSHKQALTYHQKIHPEEKLYVCTECVTGFTQKSHLFEHQRIHAGEKSRECDKSNKVFPQKPQVDAHLSVYTAEKPYLCTQCGKVFTFKSSLVTHQKIHTGQKPYKCSECGKAFIQRSDLFRHLRIHTGEKPYECSECGKGFSQNSDLSIHQKTHTGEKHYECNECGKAFTRKSALRMHQRIHTGEKPYVCADCGKAFIQKSHFNTHQRIHTGEKPYECSDCRKSFTKKSQLHVHQRIHTGEKPYICTECGKVFTHRTNLTTHQKTHTGEKPYMCAECGKAFTDQSNLIKHQKTHTGEKPYKCNGCGKAFIWKSRLKIHQKSHIGERHYECKDCGKAFIQKSTLSVHQRIHTGEKPYVCPECGKAFIQKSHFIAHHRIHTGEKPYECSDCGKCFTKKSQLRVHQKIHTGEKPNICAECGKAFTDRSNLITHQKIHTREKPYKCGDCGKTFTWKSRLNIHQKSHTGERHYECSKCGKAFIQKATLSMHQIIHTGKKPYACTECQKAFTDRSNLIKHQKTHSGEKRYKASD; this comes from the exons GTTACAGGCTTCAGTGTCATTTGAGGATGTGACTGTGGACTTCAGCAGGGAGGAGTGGCAGCACTTGGATCCTGCCCAGAGACGCCTGTACTGGGATGTGACACTAGAGAACTACAGCCACCTGCTCTCAGTGG GGTACCAAGTTCCCAAGTCAGAGGCCGCCTTCAAGTTGGAGCAAGGAGAGGGGCCATGGACGCTGGCGGGGGAAGCCCCACATCAGAGCTGTTCAG gtgaGGCTATTGAGAAAATGCAGCAACAGGGAATTCCTGGAGAAATTTTCTTCCACTGTGAGAGATTTGATCAACCCATAGGAGAAGATTCATTGTGTTCTATTTTAGAAGCACTGTGGCAAGATAATGACCAGTTAGAGCGATGTCAGGAAAACCAGAATAACCTTTTAAGTCATGTGAAAGTATTGATTAAGGAGAGGGGCTATGAAcgtaaaaacattgaaaaaataattcatgtgACTACCAAGTTTGTTCCTTCAATTAAAAGACTCCGTAACTGTGACACAATTTTGAAGCATACTTTAAACTTACATAATCATAGTAGAAACAGTGCAACAAAGAACCTTGGCAAGATTTTTGGAAATGGTAACAATTTCCCCCATAGCCCTTCCTCTACTAAGAATGAGAATGCTAAGACAGGAGCAAATTCCTGTGAACATGATCACTATGAAAAACATCTCAGCCACAAACAAGCTCTCACCTACCATCAGAAAATTCATCCTGAGGAGAAGCTTTATGTGTGTACTGAATGTGTAACAGGCTTCACTCAGAAGTCACATCTGTTTGAGCATCAGAGAATTCATGCTGGAGAAAAGTCCCGTGAATGTGACAAGAGCAACAAAGTCTTCCCCCAGAAACCCCAGGTTGATGCACATCTGAGTGTTTATACAGCAGAAAAACCCTATCTGTGTACTCAATGTGGAAAAGTCTTTACCTTCAAATCAAGCCTCGTTACACATCAAAAAATTCATACCGgccagaaaccctacaaatgcagtgaatgtggaaaagcctttatCCAGAGATCAGACCTCTTTAGACATCTGAGAATTCATACAGGAGAAAAACCTTATgaatgcagtgaatgtggaaaagGCTTCTCCCAGAACTCAGACCTCAGTATACATCAGAAAACTCATACCGGAGAGAAACACTATGAATGCAATGAATGTGGGAAGGCTTTCACAAGAAAATCAGCACTCAGGATGCATCAGAGAatccacacaggagagaaaccttatgTATGCGCTGACTGCGGGAAGGCCTTCATCCAGAAATCACATTTCAACacacatcagagaattcacactggagaaaagccGTATGAATGCAGCGACTGCAGGAAATCCTTCACTAAGAAGTCACAACTCCATGTGCATCAAAGAATTCACACCGGAGAGAAACCCTATATATGTACAGAATGTGGAAAGGTCTTCACTCACAGGACAAACCTCACCACACATCAGAAAACTCATACTGGGGAGAAACCCTATATGTGTGCTGAATGTGGAAAGGCTTTTACTGACCAGTCAAATCTCATTAAACACCAGaaaactcacactggagagaaaccctataagTGCAATGGCTGTGGAAAAGCCTTCATATGGAAGTCACGCCTCAAAATACATCAGAAATCTCATATTGGAGAGAGACACTATGAATGCAAGGACTGCGGGAAAGCCTTTATCCAGAAATCAACACTAAGTGTGCATCAGAGAAtccatacaggagagaaaccctacgtTTGTCCTGAATGCGGGAAGGCCTTTATCCAGAAATCACACTTCATTGCGCATCATAGAatccatactggagagaagccttatgAATGCAGCGACTGTGGGAAATGCTTCACTAAGAAGTCACAACTCCGTGTGCATCAGAAAATCCACACAGGTGAGAAGCCCAATATATGTGCtgaatgtgggaaggccttcacTGACCGATCAAATCTCATAACGCATCAGAAAATCCACACTAGggagaaaccctataaatgtggTGACTGCGGGAAAACCTTCACCTGGAAGTCACGCCTCAATATACATCAGAAGTCTCATACTGGAGAAAGACACTATGAATGTAGtaaatgtgggaaagctttcatCCAGAAAGCCACACTAAGTATGCATCAGATAATTCACACAGGAAAGAAACCTTATGCTTGTACAGAATGTCAGAAGGCCTTTACCGACAGATCGAATCTCATTAAACACCAGAAAACGCATAGTGGAGAAAAACGCTATAAAGCCAGTGACTGA